CGCCCTGCGCGGTGCCGATCACGACGATGCCGTGGTAGTCGTCGCCCTTGGCGGCGGCGGTGATGAGCGGCTTGAGGAGATCGAGCCCGGCGTACATCGCGCGCGCGGAGAGCAGCACCTGGGGGACGTAGTACTCGTTGCGACGGAACTTCTCGCCGACGACATCCATGCCCGGGATGAGGCCCTTGAAGATGAGGTCCTTGGGGTCCATGGAGAGGGCGAGCCCTTCGCGCGTCTTGGCGGCGACGGTGTCCTTGTCGCCGATGATCAGCGCCCGCGACATCTTCGGATAGTCGAACGGCTCGCTCATGCTCCTCCCGCGCGCGTCGTCGTGTTCAGCCGAGTTCTAACACGGGGCTGCGGGCGCGGCAATCACTTCGCGCGGGTGCTCAGGTAATCGGCGACCGTCGGCGCCGAGTCGGGGTCGAGCGACGTGAAGGTGACGCCGGCCTGGTCGCCCTTGCGCCAGGTGATGGTGGCCTCGGCCACGATAGGCTTCGGCAGCGCCCCGCCCTCGCAGCGGATCTGCACGGTCTGGCCCTTCACCCAGTCCTCCGGCACGCCCTTGAGGGCCATGCCGCGCTCGCTGATGTCGAGCGTGAGCACGCTGCACGCGCGGCCCTCGCCCGCGATCGACAGCACGGCGGCGGCCTCGAGGGCCGCGCGGGGATGCTCGCGGATGTTGTCGGGCAGGACGGCGTAGATCTTCACCGGCTGGCTCTTGCCCTTCACGGTGACGTCGCCGAGCTCCTTGGTCACGAACTGACCCTTCACCAGCTCGTAGGTGGACTCGCTGATGATGATGTTGGTCTTGTAGTCCTTCGTGATCGACTCCAGCCGCGCGCCGAGGTTGATGGTGTCGCCGATGGCCGTGTACTGGAGGATCTGCGTGGAGCCCAGCGTGCCCACCACCGCCTCGCCCGTGTTGATCCCGACGCCGTTGCGGATGGCGATGCCGAGCTTGTCCTCCCAGCGCTTGGACACGGCCAGCGTCCGCTCCTGGAACTCGAGCGCAGTGCGCACGGCCTTGACGGCGTGCTCGGGATCCTCGAGCGGCACGTTGTAGAGTGCCATCACGCAGTCGCCGATGTACTTGTCGACGGCGCCGTCGTGTTTGTAGACGATCTCGGTCATCTCCGTCAGGTACTCGCGCAGCATCTCCTCCACCTGCTCGGGCTGCAGCTGCTCGGAGAGCGAGGTGAAGCCGCGGATGTCGGAGAAGAGCACGGTCACCAGGCGCCGGCTCGTGGTGAGGCTGCCCTCCTCCTTGTGGCGGACGACCTCTTTCACGACGGCGGGCGAGAAGAACCGCGACAGCTGCCTCCGCTCGCGCTGCTCGCGCACGAAGTGCTCGACGACGGTCCCGCCGTAGCCGAGCACGAGGGCCCACGTGCCCGCCATCCCGCGCATCCACACGTCCATCAGGACGAAGCCGGCGTAGGCAGCCGACGTGAGGATGGCCCACAGTCCGGTGGCGGCCAGTAGCGCGCGAAACGCCCGGAGCCGTACGACCAAGCGGCAGCCGACCAGCCCGGCGACGACGGCCAGCGCGGTGGAGACGGGCCGCGGCACCTCGCGGATCGGGTTGCCACGGACCAGCGTCTCCAGCGCGTTGGCGTGGATCTCCACACCAGGCATGTTGCCGCCGCGCGCGAACGGAGTCCCGAAGACGTCGTGGAACACCTCACTGGTCGGGCCGATCAGGACAATCTTGTCCTTCCAGTACCCCGGTGGGATCGTCTTCTCT
The Deltaproteobacteria bacterium DNA segment above includes these coding regions:
- a CDS encoding cobalamin-binding protein, translated to MSRALIIGDKDTVAAKTREGLALSMDPKDLIFKGLIPGMDVVGEKFRRNEYYVPQVLLSARAMYAGLDLLKPLITAAAKGDDYHGIVVIGTAQG
- a CDS encoding CHASE2 domain-containing protein, giving the protein MKVSWSRIRRIGRKHLAGILAGVAVVVLVQFGGLEWLEYKSLDKLFELRGKRTPTVSVVIVAIDESTFAELEDQWPYPRALHGKVIRRIAEGKPLAIGVDIMFDKDSLRGPADDEALGAAIASARNVILGAAVAEDPQPFYIRTTLNAPLPVIRRGAAGMAPLNMPADADNEVRRVPLWTALEGERLPGFDVQLHALMAKAGVRVAPLPERESVLINFRGGPRTYPWVSYYRVARGEKTIPPGYWKDKIVLIGPTSEVFHDVFGTPFARGGNMPGVEIHANALETLVRGNPIREVPRPVSTALAVVAGLVGCRLVVRLRAFRALLAATGLWAILTSAAYAGFVLMDVWMRGMAGTWALVLGYGGTVVEHFVREQRERRQLSRFFSPAVVKEVVRHKEEGSLTTSRRLVTVLFSDIRGFTSLSEQLQPEQVEEMLREYLTEMTEIVYKHDGAVDKYIGDCVMALYNVPLEDPEHAVKAVRTALEFQERTLAVSKRWEDKLGIAIRNGVGINTGEAVVGTLGSTQILQYTAIGDTINLGARLESITKDYKTNIIISESTYELVKGQFVTKELGDVTVKGKSQPVKIYAVLPDNIREHPRAALEAAAVLSIAGEGRACSVLTLDISERGMALKGVPEDWVKGQTVQIRCEGGALPKPIVAEATITWRKGDQAGVTFTSLDPDSAPTVADYLSTRAK